From Hymenobacter sediminicola:
GCGTATAAAGCCGGCACCGCTCACCGAAGCGCCCAGCTACTGGTACAATGTCTGCAGTCGTATCCGTGCCAGAAGCTGCTGAACAGCACGCTACAGGTCACCAGCAGCTGGAACGGTAAGGAAAAGTGGGCGGGAGAAACACTTTTTCCGCTGCTGGCCAGTTTTGGCATTCGCTACATTGCCTGCGTCTACTCCAAGCAGTGGCCGGCGCGCCATTCTCTGGATGTGGCCATGGAATACACTACCCAGCCTTTCATCGTGTCCTTCGACGACCTGGCTACGGCCTATAGCTGGCTGCAACAAACCGGTTAGAGGCCGCTATATCCGAGCTGGCTACACGGATACTCCACTGGATGCTGGCAGAGCAGAATACAGGGTTTCAACTCAGGAACAGCGCACGGTTTTGCGGGTTTCCTCGCGCTGTCTCGAACAGGCTGACGGTACTGTAACGCCCCCCGTCTGCAGGAGAGCTGCTCTGGCGCCGGGCGAAACCGGACCAGCGGACCAAGTCTGATGTAACTGATAGTAAGGACAATGCCAGGTGCGCCGCCTGCTGCTTTCTGTTTGAATTGTATCAGAAGCTGTTTGATTCCTGTTTTTCGCCTCGTAGCGAATCCAGGACCTTTGCTGGGCGTAGTTGATAGTGAGTCAACTCAATATCCTAGTACAACTGTCTGATGGAAAACCACATCAACGCCCCTTCCGGCACCCAGCAAGGAGCAGCTGAAAACTTCAACGGCGTTGCGTGGGTGACGCTGCTCACCCAACCCGGCAACCCGACCGACTGCGTAGTCGGCGACGTGACCTTTGAGCCCGGTGCCCGCAACAATTGGCACTCGCACCCAGCCGGCCAGATTCTGGTTGTGACGGCTGGCATGGGCTACTACCAAGAACAGGGCAAGCCAGCCCAACTGTTGCGGCCGGGCGACGCCGTAAGCATAGCACCTGGTGTAGTACACTGGCACGGGGCTACGACTACCAGTCTGTTTACCCACCTGGCCATCGGCCCAAATTCCAGTCAAGGCATGGCAGACTGGGGCGCCCCCGTCACGGACGAAGAATACCAAGCAGCCCACCGCCCCTAGCCAGCATTTCGGCGCTGGTGAGCATGGGCGGGATTGAGCCGCTGCTGCAGGCACACGTCGGAACGGGCCTGCAGCAACGGGGTGACACAGGCCCATGTGCAACAGCCAATTGTGCTGGACGAAGCGTTACACCATCACTCTCCCCTCTTTTTAAGGCAGTGCGGCTTGCTAGTGTGGCAATAGTTGCAGTGGCCGGTTAAAAAACCAAGTATCCGGCTGGCGCGCTTTTGCAGCCTGTTTCACCATCTCACGATTTCCCTATGACCAGCCTTCGAACCGCTCAGATTTTTCTCGTCCTGAGTACCGTGCTTCTGTTGACTAGCTTCGGGACTAAGCTTCCTCAGCAGACGCAGCCGCCGACGCGTAAAACCACGCAAAACCTCATCTTCCCGAAAGGCCAGCGGGCCCCAGCTGCCAATTTCACGGGCACCGTTTACCTCTTTCCGTTGGTGCAAGATGATACTACGTTCCATTGTGTGAGCGGCAGCGTCACATTTGAGCCAGGAGCCCGCTCAAACTGGCACACGCATGCTGCCGGCCAGATTCTGCTGGTGACTAATGGCGTGGGCTACTATCAGGAAGCGGGCCAGCCCATACGTCTGCTGCGCCAAGGGGATGTCATCAAGGCCCAGCCGGGCGTGAAGCACTGGCACGGGGCCTCGCCACGGCAGGCCATGACGCACATTGCGCTCAACGTCAATACCGAGAAGGGCATTGTGACTTGGCTGCAGCCCGTGACAGAACAGGAATACACCAGCTACCGGTAGCCCGCCTGTGCCAATGCCCTCCGCGAAATCCCAACCACTTTCACCGATTCGGAGTTTATACCGACAGCGCCGCCTGATGCTGGCGCTGTCGAATCCAATGCCGCAGCCTCACCTTCTTGCCCAGTCTTCTGCCCATCCTCTTATCAGTGGCGAAATTTGTGTGGCGACAATGGAGGATGTCCGCCGGGTAATGGGCGCCTTCAGCCGGCGCGACCATTTTAAGGTGGTGCTGGTGCTGGAAGGAGCAAACGAGCTGCATTACGCTACCCGCAGCTACGCCGTAGACAAGCCAGCCTTGGTGTTTACCAATCGGCTGGTGCCCTACTCCTGGGAGTTAGTCGAAGGTGGCGGCGACCAGCAGGGCTATGTCTGCGGCTTCACCGAAAGCTTTCTGCATTCGGCTATGCGCGGCGTCAGTCTCAAGGAATCGGTACTCTATAAGGTAGATGGCAACCCGGTGTACTTTCTCATCGCCGAGCAGCAGCGCTACCTCGCGCAGATATTTGAGCGGATGCTCCAGGACCAGGCAACTGATTATCCCCATAAGCACGACCTGCTGCGTAGCCAGCTTTCCCTCATTATTCATGAAGCGGCACAGATGCAGCCGGCCAGTGCGTACCCCCAGCCCTCAACCAACGCAGCGGAGCGCATCACAGCCCTGTTTTTAA
This genomic window contains:
- a CDS encoding cupin domain-containing protein, with the translated sequence MENHINAPSGTQQGAAENFNGVAWVTLLTQPGNPTDCVVGDVTFEPGARNNWHSHPAGQILVVTAGMGYYQEQGKPAQLLRPGDAVSIAPGVVHWHGATTTSLFTHLAIGPNSSQGMADWGAPVTDEEYQAAHRP
- a CDS encoding (R)-mandelonitrile lyase, with product MTSLRTAQIFLVLSTVLLLTSFGTKLPQQTQPPTRKTTQNLIFPKGQRAPAANFTGTVYLFPLVQDDTTFHCVSGSVTFEPGARSNWHTHAAGQILLVTNGVGYYQEAGQPIRLLRQGDVIKAQPGVKHWHGASPRQAMTHIALNVNTEKGIVTWLQPVTEQEYTSYR
- a CDS encoding helix-turn-helix domain-containing protein, with amino-acid sequence MEDVRRVMGAFSRRDHFKVVLVLEGANELHYATRSYAVDKPALVFTNRLVPYSWELVEGGGDQQGYVCGFTESFLHSAMRGVSLKESVLYKVDGNPVYFLIAEQQRYLAQIFERMLQDQATDYPHKHDLLRSQLSLIIHEAAQMQPASAYPQPSTNAAERITALFLTLLDAQFPVTTPADEPILKNAQDYADRLAVHVNSLNRAVKEVTGKSTTTHLAERLVHEAKTLLQHTDWPVADIADRLGFEYATYFTRFFKQHTGSTPLAFRHPA